A region from the Gemmatimonadales bacterium genome encodes:
- the rpmE gene encoding 50S ribosomal protein L31, translating to MKADLHPNYRKVTAVCACGNSFETRSTAASIHVEVCAQCHPYFTGKQRLVDTAGRVDRFRRRYQGEAAKA from the coding sequence GTGAAGGCCGATCTCCATCCCAACTATCGGAAGGTCACCGCCGTCTGCGCGTGCGGAAACTCCTTCGAGACCCGCTCCACCGCGGCGTCGATTCACGTCGAGGTCTGCGCGCAATGCCATCCGTACTTCACGGGCAAGCAGCGCCTGGTCGACACGGCGGGCCGGGTGGACCGCTTCCGCCGCAGGTACCAGGGCGAGGCGGCCAAGGCGTAA
- the prfA gene encoding peptide chain release factor 1, which translates to MEARLRQALARAEEVSRALAEPDVARDPARLKALGREHTRLAPVVRAAERLTRLEDELAQARELGQDGDPELAALVRADLVRLTPEIDALRRELHELLIPRDPHDDRDAIVEIRAGTGGDEAGLFAGELVRMYTRYAERHGLAVEPIALSEGNLGGVKEAIFAVRGDDAYGLLRWESGVHRVQRVPATETQGRIHTSAATVAVLPEAEEVDVRIEPNDLKIDVFRSSGPGGQSVNTTDSAVRITHLPTGLVVQQQDQKSQLQNKLKALEVLRARLLDRMIAEQESRRARERRAMVGTGDRSAKVRTYNFPQSRVTEHRLNLSIHNLAEVLDGRLEPLVDALRMKSREEQAGD; encoded by the coding sequence ATGGAGGCCCGACTCCGCCAGGCGCTCGCCCGCGCGGAGGAGGTGTCCCGGGCGCTGGCCGAGCCCGACGTGGCGCGCGATCCGGCCCGGCTCAAGGCGCTTGGCCGCGAGCACACGCGGCTCGCTCCCGTCGTCAGGGCCGCCGAGCGGCTGACCCGGCTTGAAGACGAGTTGGCGCAGGCGCGGGAGCTGGGCCAGGACGGTGATCCCGAGCTCGCCGCGCTCGTCCGCGCGGACCTCGTCCGCCTCACTCCCGAAATCGATGCGCTCCGCCGCGAGCTGCACGAGCTGCTCATCCCCCGCGATCCCCACGACGACCGCGATGCCATCGTCGAGATCCGCGCCGGCACCGGCGGCGACGAGGCCGGCCTCTTCGCCGGCGAGCTGGTGCGCATGTACACCCGCTACGCCGAGCGCCACGGCCTCGCCGTCGAGCCGATCGCGCTGAGCGAGGGAAACCTGGGCGGCGTGAAGGAAGCGATCTTTGCCGTCCGCGGCGACGATGCGTACGGTCTGCTGCGCTGGGAGAGCGGCGTGCACCGGGTGCAGCGTGTGCCGGCCACCGAGACCCAGGGCCGCATTCACACCTCCGCCGCGACCGTGGCCGTGCTGCCCGAGGCGGAGGAGGTGGACGTCCGCATCGAGCCCAACGATCTCAAGATCGACGTGTTCCGCTCGAGCGGTCCCGGCGGCCAGAGCGTCAACACCACCGATAGTGCGGTCCGGATCACCCATCTCCCCACCGGGCTCGTGGTGCAGCAGCAGGATCAGAAGTCGCAATTGCAGAACAAGCTCAAGGCGCTCGAGGTGCTGCGCGCCCGGCTGCTCGACCGGATGATCGCCGAGCAGGAGTCGCGGCGCGCCCGCGAGCGTCGCGCCATGGTGGGCACCGGCGACCGCTCGGCCAAGGTGCGGACCTACAATTTTCCCCAGAGCCGCGTCACCGAGCACCGGCTCAACCTGTCGATCCACAACCTGGCCGAAGTGCTCGACGGGCGGTTGGAGCCGCTGGTCGACGCGCTGCGCATGAAGAGCCGGGAGGAGCAGGCCGGTGACTGA
- the prmC gene encoding peptide chain release factor N(5)-glutamine methyltransferase, giving the protein MTELVATLAPLLADAAGRLAAAGVPAPRRNALRLWADLNATEPARAWLVREHEVAPSDAARFLDAVARRAAGEPLAYVSGVVGFRRLTLEIDRRALIPRPETEGLVGLVLTRVPGGSVADVGTGSGCIALSLAVEGSYERIVAVDRSGGALSLAAHNARRAGIRRMARPGGPSPVSFVRGDLTGALVTSGLDAVVSNPPYLTTAEYAAVDDAVRAWEPRDALVGGADGLDAVRGLAHDAHRVVRAGGWLALEVDSTRAAAAASLVVRAGWTDVTVGMDLFGRERYLLARRSDGP; this is encoded by the coding sequence GTGACTGAGCTCGTCGCGACGCTGGCCCCGCTGCTCGCCGACGCTGCGGGCCGCCTCGCCGCTGCCGGTGTCCCGGCGCCCCGGCGCAATGCGCTCCGCCTCTGGGCGGATCTCAATGCAACGGAGCCAGCGCGCGCGTGGCTCGTGCGCGAGCACGAGGTCGCGCCGAGCGATGCGGCGCGCTTCCTCGATGCCGTCGCGCGGCGCGCGGCCGGCGAGCCCCTCGCCTATGTTTCGGGCGTCGTGGGCTTTCGCCGGCTCACGCTCGAGATTGACCGGCGCGCGCTCATTCCGCGGCCGGAAACCGAGGGTTTGGTGGGCCTCGTTCTCACGCGCGTTCCCGGCGGCTCCGTGGCCGACGTGGGCACCGGCTCGGGTTGCATCGCATTGAGCCTCGCGGTCGAGGGCAGCTACGAGCGGATCGTGGCCGTCGATCGGTCCGGCGGGGCGCTGTCACTCGCCGCTCACAACGCGCGCCGGGCCGGCATTCGTCGCATGGCGCGGCCCGGCGGACCGTCGCCGGTCTCCTTCGTCCGCGGCGATCTAACCGGCGCTTTGGTGACGAGCGGCCTCGACGCCGTGGTCTCCAACCCGCCATACCTCACGACGGCGGAATATGCCGCCGTCGACGACGCGGTGAGGGCTTGGGAGCCGCGCGACGCGCTGGTGGGCGGCGCGGACGGACTCGACGCGGTGCGCGGGCTCGCGCACGATGCGCACCGGGTGGTGCGCGCGGGCGGGTGGCTCGCGCTCGAGGTGGACAGCACCCGCGCCGCGGCGGCGGCGAGCCTCGTGGTCCGGGCCGGGTGGACCGATGTGACGGTGGGCATGGACCTTTTCGGGCGCGAGCGCTACCTCCTCGCGCGAAGGAGCGACGGACCGTGA
- a CDS encoding YlbF family regulator produces MIWDKAQDLGRSIGQTPEYQALRRAETSLREDKDTVAKLDEIQRLARQVDQLVAQGQMPDQPTAEAYENAVRDLETSSVGQAYVVARANFEKLMGRVNQQISEGMEKGATSSIITLS; encoded by the coding sequence GTGATCTGGGACAAGGCACAGGACCTGGGCCGCAGCATCGGGCAGACGCCAGAGTATCAGGCGCTCAGGCGCGCCGAGACGAGCTTGCGGGAAGACAAGGACACGGTCGCCAAGCTGGACGAGATCCAGCGTCTCGCCCGGCAGGTCGATCAGCTTGTGGCCCAGGGCCAGATGCCCGACCAGCCGACCGCGGAAGCGTACGAGAACGCCGTGCGCGACCTGGAGACGAGCTCCGTGGGCCAGGCGTACGTGGTGGCCCGCGCCAACTTCGAGAAGTTGATGGGCCGGGTGAATCAGCAGATCAGCGAGGGCATGGAAAAGGGCGCGACGAGCAGCATCATCACGCTCTCGTGA
- the tmk gene encoding dTMP kinase produces the protein MSGFFLVVEGPEGAGKSTLVAGLERTMRERGLDPVVVREPGGTPAAERIRSAFLDPASRFAPATELLFLAAARAHLVQEVIRPALGAGRIVLGDRYQLSTEAYQGAGRGLDAATISLVGIVATGGLRPQLTLVLDIPPALGRQRQRNAGKSRDRLEREDPGFHDRVARAYLAASGEGVRHLDGTLAPAALLEAAWAEVLAAAPETFRGTRG, from the coding sequence GTGAGCGGGTTCTTCCTCGTCGTGGAGGGTCCCGAGGGCGCCGGCAAGTCGACGCTTGTCGCCGGGCTCGAGCGCACGATGCGGGAACGGGGTCTCGACCCCGTGGTGGTCCGCGAGCCCGGCGGGACGCCTGCGGCCGAGCGGATCCGCTCCGCCTTTCTCGATCCGGCCAGCCGGTTCGCGCCGGCCACCGAGCTGCTGTTCCTCGCGGCGGCCCGGGCCCATTTGGTGCAGGAGGTGATCCGGCCGGCACTCGGCGCGGGGCGAATCGTGCTCGGAGATCGCTACCAGCTGTCGACCGAGGCATATCAGGGGGCGGGACGGGGCCTGGACGCGGCCACCATCAGCCTCGTGGGCATTGTCGCCACTGGCGGGCTCCGGCCACAATTGACGCTGGTACTCGACATCCCTCCGGCGCTCGGGCGGCAGCGCCAGCGAAACGCCGGCAAGTCGCGCGACCGGCTCGAGCGGGAAGACCCCGGCTTTCACGACCGCGTGGCCCGCGCCTATCTGGCGGCAAGCGGCGAGGGGGTGCGACATTTGGACGGAACACTGGCGCCGGCGGCGCTCCTCGAGGCCGCGTGGGCCGAGGTGCTCGCAGCGGCACCGGAAACCTTTCGGGGGACGCGCGGGTAG
- a CDS encoding S41 family peptidase, producing MKQRWGVIGLVAMLSFFSGGWLLQRGVAANGNVYQQARLFDDVLAHVHNYYVDSIGESDLYDKATNGMLEELKDPYSVLLTGDDYKALTEQTSGNYAGLGIQIDVRDGWITVVAPLPDTPAERAGIETGDQIIQVEGKSTEGWKTEQAVKALRGDPGSHIALQVRRAGIMDPLKFDLTRAAIHVRSVPPGTLFDSGVGYISLNPVAETSASELRDEVTSMKAKGMKAMVLDLRLNPGGLLDQGVKVSDLFLDKGQEVVSTRGRARGSSKEFYDDVRQPWPDLPVVVLVNEGTASAAEIIAGALQDHDRAVVVGTPTFGKGLVQTLFPLGDGVALKLTTARWYTPSGRTIQRTAKNEEDQFAQAQAAALDSTGAASSDATSDSALKQRPAYHTDGGRTVRGGGGIVPDIVVRPDTLTTSEREFARALGGKTPVYRDVLTDLALDLKRTKAVTAENFKVTPEMRQQVYQRLKAKGVDMTPQVFAGAGSLIDSQLGYEIARYIFGRPAEFKRRSLDDEQLQTALGLLRKAQTPKELLGLAMSSATAQRTN from the coding sequence ATGAAGCAACGCTGGGGTGTGATCGGCCTGGTGGCGATGCTGTCGTTCTTCAGCGGCGGCTGGCTCTTGCAGCGCGGCGTCGCGGCGAACGGCAACGTTTATCAGCAGGCGCGCCTCTTCGACGACGTGCTCGCTCACGTCCACAATTACTACGTGGACTCGATCGGCGAGTCCGACCTGTACGACAAAGCCACCAACGGGATGCTCGAGGAGCTGAAGGACCCGTATTCGGTCCTTCTCACCGGCGACGACTACAAGGCGCTCACCGAGCAGACGTCGGGCAACTATGCGGGGCTCGGTATCCAGATCGACGTGCGCGACGGGTGGATCACCGTGGTGGCGCCGCTCCCCGATACGCCCGCCGAACGCGCCGGCATCGAAACCGGCGACCAGATCATTCAAGTTGAAGGCAAGTCCACCGAGGGCTGGAAGACGGAGCAGGCGGTGAAGGCCCTGCGCGGCGATCCGGGCAGCCACATCGCGCTCCAGGTGCGCCGTGCGGGCATCATGGACCCGCTCAAGTTCGATCTCACCCGCGCTGCCATCCATGTCCGCTCGGTGCCGCCGGGGACACTCTTCGACAGCGGCGTGGGCTACATCTCCCTCAATCCGGTGGCCGAGACCTCGGCGAGCGAGCTGCGCGACGAGGTCACGTCGATGAAGGCCAAGGGAATGAAGGCGATGGTGCTCGACTTGAGGCTCAACCCCGGCGGCCTGCTCGACCAGGGCGTCAAGGTCTCCGACCTCTTCCTCGACAAGGGCCAGGAGGTCGTCTCCACCCGCGGCCGCGCGCGCGGCTCGAGCAAAGAGTTCTACGACGACGTCCGGCAGCCGTGGCCCGATCTGCCGGTGGTAGTGCTGGTGAATGAAGGCACGGCGAGCGCCGCCGAGATCATCGCCGGCGCCTTGCAGGACCACGACCGTGCCGTCGTCGTGGGCACGCCGACCTTCGGCAAGGGCCTGGTCCAGACCCTCTTCCCTCTTGGCGATGGCGTGGCGCTCAAGCTCACCACCGCGCGGTGGTACACACCAAGCGGACGCACCATTCAGCGCACGGCCAAGAACGAGGAAGACCAGTTCGCGCAGGCGCAGGCCGCGGCGCTCGACAGCACCGGCGCGGCCTCGAGCGACGCCACCTCCGACTCGGCGCTCAAGCAGCGGCCCGCCTACCATACCGATGGCGGCCGCACCGTGCGCGGCGGCGGCGGGATCGTGCCCGACATCGTGGTGCGGCCCGACACGCTCACCACGAGCGAGCGTGAGTTCGCCCGCGCACTCGGCGGCAAGACGCCGGTGTACCGCGACGTGCTCACCGATCTGGCGCTCGACCTCAAGCGCACCAAGGCCGTCACCGCCGAGAACTTCAAGGTGACGCCGGAGATGCGGCAGCAGGTCTATCAGCGGCTCAAGGCCAAGGGCGTGGACATGACGCCGCAGGTGTTTGCCGGGGCGGGCTCGCTCATCGATTCGCAGTTGGGCTACGAGATCGCGCGCTACATCTTCGGGCGGCCGGCCGAGTTCAAGCGCCGCTCGCTCGACGACGAGCAACTGCAGACGGCGCTCGGTCTGCTTCGCAAGGCGCAGACACCGAAGGAGCTGCTCGGGCTCGCGATGTCGAGCGCGACGGCACAGAGGACGAACTGA
- a CDS encoding DUF2520 domain-containing protein, translated as MGQGIALALVAGGWEVTLLARSARPVASPLALRTGDWGPAVGAAELVLVATPDDAIPDAAAALVACGAVGPAHVVLHLAGPLDRSALSALAPTGAALGSFHPLQTVADSARAPARLRGAFAGIEGDARALAAAERLAEALGMTPVRLRAEAKPLYHAAAVITANYTVALAAMAERIAQSAGVPEEVVGRMYQPLLAGAVGNVAALGARRALTGPIRRGDVATVRAHLTALAPGDAAIYRAVGRAALALAREAGLGEQAAAELARLLAD; from the coding sequence ATGGGGCAGGGCATCGCGCTCGCGCTCGTTGCGGGCGGATGGGAGGTGACGCTGCTGGCGCGCTCGGCGCGGCCGGTGGCGTCACCTCTCGCGTTGCGGACGGGAGACTGGGGGCCCGCGGTCGGCGCGGCGGAACTCGTGCTCGTGGCGACGCCCGACGACGCGATCCCCGATGCGGCGGCCGCGCTCGTGGCGTGTGGCGCCGTCGGGCCGGCGCACGTGGTGCTCCATCTGGCGGGTCCACTCGATCGGAGCGCGCTATCCGCACTCGCGCCGACCGGCGCGGCGCTCGGCTCCTTTCACCCATTGCAGACCGTGGCCGACTCCGCCCGCGCGCCGGCGCGTCTCCGCGGCGCCTTTGCCGGCATCGAGGGCGACGCGCGCGCGCTCGCCGCGGCAGAACGGCTCGCCGAGGCGCTCGGCATGACGCCCGTGCGGCTCAGGGCCGAAGCGAAGCCGCTCTACCACGCGGCCGCGGTGATCACGGCGAATTACACGGTGGCATTGGCGGCCATGGCGGAGCGGATCGCGCAGTCGGCGGGGGTGCCCGAAGAAGTCGTGGGGCGGATGTATCAGCCGCTACTGGCCGGCGCCGTCGGCAACGTGGCGGCCCTCGGCGCCCGACGCGCGCTCACCGGCCCCATCCGTCGCGGCGACGTGGCAACGGTGCGGGCGCACCTCACGGCGCTCGCGCCCGGAGACGCGGCCATCTACCGGGCGGTGGGGCGCGCAGCACTCGCGCTCGCGCGCGAGGCGGGGCTCGGTGAGCAAGCCGCGGCCGAGCTGGCGCGCCTGCTCGCCGACTAA
- a CDS encoding outer membrane lipoprotein carrier protein LolA: MRVGGRADSRTGRCRAGRRAAGWAAVVRLAGAIIPGAALSVCPSVHLSAQEAPAIVDRAADAYRSLISLRADFDQTIENPMIGDQESKGVLTQSGHAKLSMRFTDPPGEAIVIDGEHVWVYTPSTTPGQVLKLPVPSGGPVYGYNLIAWLLDRPAERYASTYVRADRIDGRAVDVIEMLPTVPDMPFTKATVWLDKADALPRRIEIEEISGQHRTLTLHHLRINVPVSDKTFTFDVPDGVRVIEQG; encoded by the coding sequence GTGAGGGTGGGCGGACGGGCGGACAGTCGGACAGGCAGATGCAGGGCCGGGCGCCGCGCCGCGGGTTGGGCGGCCGTAGTTCGCCTGGCCGGCGCGATCATCCCGGGCGCCGCGCTGTCCGTCTGTCCGTCTGTCCATCTGTCCGCCCAAGAGGCCCCCGCCATCGTCGACCGCGCGGCGGACGCCTACCGTTCGCTCATTTCGCTCCGGGCCGACTTCGATCAGACGATCGAGAACCCGATGATCGGTGACCAGGAAAGCAAGGGCGTGCTCACCCAGTCGGGCCACGCCAAACTTTCGATGCGCTTCACCGATCCGCCGGGCGAAGCGATCGTGATCGACGGCGAGCATGTCTGGGTGTACACGCCAAGCACCACGCCCGGCCAGGTGCTCAAGTTGCCGGTGCCGAGCGGCGGGCCGGTGTACGGCTACAATCTCATCGCGTGGCTGCTCGACCGGCCCGCTGAGCGGTACGCCTCCACGTACGTCCGCGCGGATCGGATCGACGGGCGCGCGGTCGACGTGATCGAGATGCTACCCACCGTGCCCGACATGCCGTTCACCAAGGCCACCGTGTGGCTCGACAAGGCCGACGCGCTGCCGAGACGGATCGAGATCGAGGAGATCTCGGGCCAGCACCGCACACTCACGCTGCACCACCTCCGTATCAACGTCCCCGTGAGCGACAAGACGTTCACCTTCGACGTGCCGGACGGCGTCAGGGTGATCGAGCAGGGTTAG
- the aroF gene encoding 3-deoxy-7-phosphoheptulonate synthase: MLIVMRHGATDEEIRQVATVIEEMGYEARVMPGRQRTTVGLVGNDGRVDPSRLAGLAGVQECIPVTKPYKQVSREWRPQSTVVQLGGGVAVGGEEIVVMAGPCSVESERQIIDAARAVRDAGATVLRGGAFKPRSSPYAFQGLGARGLALLARAREETGLLIVTEAMDPEGLDAVAAVADVVQIGARNMQNYSLLKRAGHCGRPVLLKRGLAATIQELLLSAEYILAEGNANVILCERGVRTFDPATRNLFDLAAIPVVHGASHLPIVADPSHATGHRDMVTPMARAAVAAGADGLLIEVHPDPDRALSDGAQSLFPTQFSQMMREVRLIAEAIGRRVTEPAGERA; this comes from the coding sequence ATGCTGATCGTGATGCGCCACGGCGCTACCGACGAGGAGATTCGTCAGGTGGCCACCGTCATCGAGGAGATGGGTTACGAGGCGCGGGTCATGCCGGGCCGCCAACGCACCACGGTGGGCCTGGTCGGCAACGACGGCCGCGTCGATCCCTCGCGCCTTGCGGGACTGGCCGGGGTGCAGGAATGCATTCCGGTCACCAAACCGTACAAGCAGGTATCGCGCGAATGGCGCCCGCAGTCCACGGTGGTACAGCTCGGCGGCGGGGTCGCCGTGGGCGGCGAGGAGATCGTGGTGATGGCGGGTCCCTGCTCCGTCGAGAGCGAGCGCCAGATCATTGACGCCGCGCGCGCGGTGCGGGATGCCGGCGCCACCGTGCTCCGGGGTGGCGCGTTCAAGCCGCGCAGCTCGCCGTACGCCTTTCAGGGGCTTGGCGCCCGGGGCCTGGCACTTCTCGCCCGGGCGCGCGAGGAGACCGGCCTGCTCATCGTGACCGAGGCGATGGATCCCGAGGGTCTCGACGCGGTGGCAGCCGTCGCCGATGTGGTGCAGATCGGCGCGCGCAACATGCAGAACTACTCGCTGCTCAAGCGCGCGGGCCACTGCGGCCGCCCGGTGTTGCTCAAGCGCGGCCTCGCCGCCACCATCCAGGAGCTGCTCCTCTCGGCCGAGTACATCCTGGCCGAGGGCAACGCGAACGTGATCCTGTGCGAGCGCGGTGTCCGCACCTTCGACCCGGCAACGCGCAACCTGTTCGACCTCGCGGCCATTCCGGTCGTGCACGGCGCGTCACATCTGCCCATCGTGGCCGACCCGAGCCACGCCACCGGGCATCGCGACATGGTGACGCCGATGGCGCGCGCCGCGGTTGCGGCTGGCGCCGACGGACTTCTCATCGAGGTCCATCCCGATCCGGACCGCGCGCTCTCCGACGGCGCGCAGAGCCTCTTTCCGACGCAGTTCAGCCAGATGATGCGCGAGGTGCGGCTCATCGCCGAGGCCATCGGACGGCGGGTGACGGAGCCGGCGGGGGAGCGGGCGTGA